Proteins co-encoded in one Aerococcaceae bacterium DSM 111021 genomic window:
- a CDS encoding glycosyltransferase family 4 protein: MKLLHINSYYSTSGLFNQLYNRQVDSGIDIDVYVPIAYQYPEDRLSTSGEYTTVSRNHHQLTRWVFPIKHHKILNDLLTHYDFKSYDLVHAHSLFSNGWLALQLYKKYSIPYVVAVRNADMRTFFQRMPWMRKTGIEILKHASKIIFISKNTYNEIFETYVPESLQDSFKDKAQIIPNGVNDYWHENRFTEKKNELHNPLKIVTTGKVMALKRFVQLAEMVQSYSDTFYPAQLHIIGPNWDDSILKQLKHIPVVTYHGEQNMDSIKDLYRSMDIFAMLSYPETFGLVYVEAMSQGLPVIYTKGEGFDNFFPNKQIGVSVDHKNQIDFNHALDYIVQNYTQLSTQAVELMQRFKWDRINQEYLDLYQLITKEHINE, translated from the coding sequence ATGAAACTATTACATATTAATTCATACTACTCAACTTCCGGATTATTCAATCAATTGTATAATCGTCAAGTTGATTCCGGTATTGATATAGATGTGTATGTACCCATTGCATATCAATATCCTGAAGACAGATTATCAACTAGTGGAGAATATACAACGGTCAGTCGTAATCATCATCAACTGACTCGATGGGTATTCCCTATTAAACACCACAAAATACTCAATGATTTATTAACTCATTATGACTTTAAATCGTATGACTTAGTTCATGCACACTCACTGTTCTCCAATGGATGGCTGGCCTTGCAGCTTTATAAGAAATACAGCATTCCATATGTTGTAGCTGTTCGTAATGCGGACATGCGGACGTTTTTTCAAAGAATGCCATGGATGAGAAAAACGGGTATTGAAATACTAAAACACGCTTCAAAAATTATTTTTATTTCAAAAAATACTTATAACGAAATTTTTGAAACATACGTACCTGAATCACTTCAAGATTCTTTTAAAGATAAAGCGCAAATTATACCCAACGGTGTGAATGATTATTGGCATGAAAATCGTTTCACTGAAAAGAAGAACGAATTACATAATCCGTTAAAAATTGTTACAACTGGTAAAGTTATGGCTTTAAAACGTTTCGTTCAGCTTGCTGAAATGGTGCAAAGCTATTCAGATACTTTTTACCCTGCCCAACTACATATCATCGGTCCAAATTGGGATGACTCGATTCTAAAACAACTTAAACATATCCCCGTTGTTACCTATCATGGCGAGCAAAATATGGATAGTATTAAAGATTTGTATCGTTCAATGGATATTTTCGCGATGCTTTCCTATCCCGAAACGTTTGGTCTTGTGTATGTTGAAGCAATGAGTCAGGGGTTGCCAGTCATATACACTAAAGGTGAAGGCTTCGATAATTTCTTCCCCAATAAACAAATTGGGGTGAGTGTCGACCATAAAAACCAAATTGACTTTAATCATGCACTTGATTATATCGTCCAAAACTATACACAACTGTCGACACAAGCGGTTGAGTTGATGCAACGTTTTAAATGGGATAGAATCAATCAAGAATATTTAGACTTATATCAATTAATAACAAAGGAGCATATCAATGAGTAA
- a CDS encoding GlsB/YeaQ/YmgE family stress response membrane protein, with translation MGWLWSLIVGGIIGWIAGMIMGRDIPGGVIGNIIAGFIGSWIGNQFLQGFGPEVGGFFIIPSLLGAVVLIAIVSFILRQMR, from the coding sequence ATGGGTTGGTTATGGTCACTAATCGTCGGTGGTATCATCGGATGGATTGCAGGTATGATTATGGGACGCGATATCCCAGGTGGTGTTATCGGTAATATTATTGCTGGTTTCATCGGTTCATGGATCGGGAATCAATTTCTACAAGGTTTTGGACCTGAAGTTGGTGGATTCTTTATTATTCCTTCACTGCTAGGTGCAGTAGTTCTTATAGCAATTGTTTCATTTATCCTACGCCAAATGCGTTAG
- a CDS encoding LD-carboxypeptidase yields MNIIFPERIQNGDEIRVLSPSSSINRVNSKEDNKNLEKLFDKLGYKITYSKNIDETDMMNSTSIESRVNDLHDAFKDSNVKVILTSIGGFNSNELLPYLDYSLIQQNPKILCGYSDITALQNAILAKTGLVTYSGPAYSSFKMNELQDYQSNAWLLALTKHSYSLPTSDFYSSDEWFIPEKPRDLKENNWDVYSNGEAVGTAIVGNLSTFNLLQGTSYMPQVEEPILFIESAEENNAYDFARNLASLLQVYPKPVAVLIGRFPKESETTEEMLHFILDKHPILKKIPVMYNINFGHAQPIFTFPIGGTVSVNTKDKTITVLKG; encoded by the coding sequence ATGAATATTATTTTTCCAGAGCGAATACAAAATGGTGATGAAATTCGTGTTCTCAGTCCAAGTTCATCGATTAATCGTGTAAATTCAAAAGAAGACAATAAGAATCTTGAGAAGTTATTCGACAAATTAGGATATAAAATAACATACAGTAAAAATATCGATGAAACGGATATGATGAACTCTACGTCTATTGAAAGTCGTGTCAATGATTTACATGATGCTTTCAAAGACTCAAACGTCAAAGTCATTCTTACTTCAATTGGAGGCTTTAATTCTAACGAATTGCTTCCTTACTTAGACTATTCTTTGATTCAACAAAATCCTAAAATTTTGTGCGGTTACTCTGACATTACTGCTTTACAAAATGCGATACTAGCAAAAACAGGATTAGTTACTTATAGTGGGCCAGCCTATTCTTCTTTTAAAATGAATGAACTGCAAGATTACCAAAGCAATGCTTGGCTATTAGCTTTGACTAAACATTCTTATTCATTGCCAACAAGTGATTTTTATTCCAGTGATGAATGGTTTATTCCAGAAAAACCTCGTGACTTAAAAGAAAATAATTGGGATGTATATTCAAATGGAGAAGCTGTTGGAACTGCCATTGTAGGAAACTTAAGTACCTTTAATTTACTTCAAGGTACGTCATATATGCCTCAAGTAGAAGAGCCGATATTATTTATTGAAAGTGCTGAAGAAAATAATGCTTATGATTTTGCTAGAAACCTTGCCTCACTTCTACAAGTATATCCAAAGCCGGTAGCTGTATTAATTGGCCGTTTCCCTAAAGAATCTGAAACAACTGAAGAGATGCTCCATTTTATATTGGACAAACATCCTATCTTAAAAAAAATTCCAGTTATGTACAACATAAACTTTGGTCATGCACAACCTATTTTCACTTTTCCAATCGGTGGGACTGTTTCTGTGAATACAAAAGATAAAACAATAACTGTATTAAAAGGTTAA
- a CDS encoding aminopeptidase, with protein sequence MVLENFDKLLNKYADLIVNKGIAVSQDDYVLINADIEQAPLVRLVVKSAYQSGAKKVIVNWSDDIISRVNYEGQDVETLTDIPQYKVDEAHDLLDKRAKRIALRSSNPNALKGVDPKKISESQLASSQALEKVRNATQANVVSWLVCAGAGEEWAKLVFPELETTEEQVDALWDQIFKTTRVYEENPVEAWDAHEATLNEKAAFLNAEQFDQLHYTAAGTDLTLGLPKNHVWESAGSTNEKGDVFIANMPTEEVFTAPDFRRAEGKVSSSKPLSYGGTVIDGMTFHFKNGEVVDVTAEQGEETLKTLINDNKGSKSLGEVALVPHKSPISQSGIIFYNTLFDENASNHLALGQAYATSVQGGAKMDRDQLEEAGLNRSNVHVDFMIGNAEMNIDGIKEDGTIIPIFRNGEWAI encoded by the coding sequence ATAGTGTTAGAAAATTTTGATAAATTACTAAACAAGTATGCTGATTTGATTGTTAATAAAGGGATTGCAGTGAGCCAGGATGATTATGTACTCATCAATGCTGACATTGAACAAGCGCCACTTGTACGTCTTGTTGTAAAGAGTGCTTACCAATCAGGTGCGAAAAAAGTTATCGTTAACTGGTCGGATGATATCATCTCACGCGTTAATTATGAAGGACAAGATGTTGAAACTTTAACAGATATTCCTCAATACAAAGTTGATGAAGCACACGATTTATTAGATAAACGTGCAAAAAGAATTGCACTGCGTTCATCTAATCCAAACGCATTAAAAGGTGTAGATCCTAAAAAAATTAGCGAGAGCCAATTAGCTTCTTCTCAAGCATTAGAAAAAGTACGTAACGCAACTCAAGCAAATGTAGTGAGCTGGTTGGTATGTGCTGGTGCTGGTGAAGAATGGGCGAAGTTAGTATTCCCCGAATTAGAAACAACTGAAGAACAAGTTGATGCTTTGTGGGATCAAATCTTCAAAACAACTCGTGTATATGAAGAAAATCCAGTTGAAGCATGGGACGCTCACGAAGCAACATTAAATGAAAAAGCAGCATTCCTTAATGCTGAACAATTTGATCAATTACATTATACTGCTGCAGGAACTGACTTAACGCTTGGTTTACCTAAAAATCACGTGTGGGAAAGTGCTGGAAGCACAAACGAAAAAGGCGACGTGTTTATTGCAAACATGCCTACAGAAGAAGTATTTACAGCACCAGATTTCAGACGTGCTGAAGGTAAAGTTTCATCATCAAAACCATTAAGCTACGGTGGAACAGTTATCGACGGTATGACATTCCACTTTAAAAATGGTGAAGTAGTTGATGTTACTGCTGAACAAGGTGAAGAAACACTTAAAACGCTTATTAATGATAACAAAGGTTCTAAATCTTTAGGTGAAGTTGCTTTAGTACCGCACAAATCACCTATTTCTCAATCAGGAATCATCTTCTACAATACTTTATTCGATGAAAACGCATCTAATCACTTAGCTCTTGGACAAGCTTATGCTACTTCAGTTCAAGGTGGAGCGAAAATGGACCGCGATCAATTAGAAGAAGCTGGATTGAACCGTTCTAACGTTCATGTTGACTTTATGATCGGTAATGCTGAAATGAATATCGATGGAATCAAAGAAGATGGAACTATTATTCCAATCTTTAGAAATGGTGAATGGGCTATTTAG
- a CDS encoding dihydrolipoamide dehydrogenase: MKKGKYTRKDWPSEWTGIDQKLMKSYRKHINRELPGFCGTFSVAALVHYVIQQDRQISLSMDNLINALKPRIDGRFFYKGTYPWDLIGGLKDLMNSEGYYPRWHLISNPIVTSRLNQESPYPIIVGTTKAFGSKYGNHWLVVYAFGYNDAGQLFYKAYDNHGKINAVIPASQTMAAVWLERKD; encoded by the coding sequence GTGAAAAAAGGAAAGTATACTCGAAAAGATTGGCCGTCAGAATGGACAGGTATTGACCAAAAGTTAATGAAATCGTATAGAAAGCATATAAATCGTGAATTGCCTGGTTTCTGTGGTACTTTTTCGGTAGCAGCATTGGTACATTATGTCATTCAACAAGATCGTCAAATATCTTTATCAATGGATAATTTAATCAACGCATTAAAACCTCGAATTGACGGACGCTTTTTTTATAAGGGAACATATCCGTGGGATTTAATTGGAGGGTTAAAGGATTTAATGAATTCAGAGGGCTATTACCCTCGGTGGCATTTAATTAGTAATCCCATTGTTACTAGCCGATTAAATCAAGAATCTCCTTATCCAATTATAGTAGGTACAACAAAAGCTTTTGGTAGCAAGTACGGCAATCATTGGCTAGTAGTTTATGCGTTTGGTTATAACGACGCAGGACAATTATTTTATAAAGCTTATGATAATCATGGAAAAATAAACGCAGTTATTCCTGCTAGCCAAACGATGGCAGCAGTATGGCTTGAAAGAAAGGATTGA
- a CDS encoding DEAD/DEAH box helicase, whose product MLNTFRTELQDYWKEKEFQEPTPVQEQLFTEASKGGNVIAVSPTGTGKTLAYLLPILNKIEANKTLQAIVLAPSQELVIQIGEVAREWGKTVGIKTQTLIGGANIKRQIDKLKEKPELIIATPGRFIELTSKTKKIKVHLVETIVFDEADYLFKDEHKGTLATIQQSLMRDVQKVYASATITDAFVKELQVENQEIEVIRVDSQESVSQIQHHFITVNNRNKADELKRLAQMDDMRAMVFFEQIHQIEEVAAKLIYGNVPVVVLHSDASKQEREYAIRAFKNHDVTYLLTTDVASRGMDISEVPYVIHYNRVQDSRTYTHRSGRTGRMNSEGTVISLLNQQEFNDLANILKEENITVTEKVLKNRVLIDPSEANESTSQGNHKPKQIKNKRKRK is encoded by the coding sequence ATGCTTAATACATTTAGAACAGAACTCCAAGATTATTGGAAAGAAAAAGAATTTCAAGAGCCTACACCGGTTCAAGAACAATTATTTACAGAAGCATCCAAAGGAGGCAATGTGATTGCGGTATCCCCAACAGGTACTGGTAAGACATTAGCCTACTTACTGCCAATACTCAATAAAATTGAAGCGAACAAGACGTTACAAGCCATCGTTTTAGCGCCTTCTCAAGAATTAGTTATCCAAATTGGTGAAGTAGCACGTGAGTGGGGTAAAACCGTAGGAATCAAAACTCAAACACTTATTGGTGGCGCGAATATTAAACGCCAAATTGATAAATTAAAAGAAAAACCAGAATTAATTATAGCTACTCCTGGTCGTTTTATTGAATTAACTAGTAAGACTAAAAAAATCAAAGTTCATCTTGTTGAAACGATTGTGTTTGATGAAGCTGATTATCTATTTAAAGATGAACATAAAGGTACCTTAGCTACAATCCAACAATCACTTATGCGTGATGTTCAAAAAGTTTATGCTAGTGCGACTATAACAGATGCTTTTGTTAAAGAACTTCAAGTTGAGAACCAAGAAATAGAAGTAATCCGCGTTGATTCACAAGAATCGGTGAGCCAAATTCAACATCATTTCATTACAGTGAACAATCGTAACAAAGCAGATGAATTAAAACGATTAGCTCAAATGGATGACATGCGTGCGATGGTTTTCTTTGAACAAATTCATCAAATAGAAGAAGTGGCTGCTAAGTTAATTTATGGGAATGTTCCGGTCGTAGTATTACATAGTGATGCGAGCAAGCAAGAGCGTGAATACGCTATTCGGGCATTCAAAAACCATGATGTAACTTACTTATTAACAACCGATGTTGCAAGTCGTGGGATGGATATCTCTGAAGTTCCATATGTTATTCATTATAACCGTGTACAAGATAGTAGAACTTATACACATCGATCTGGAAGAACTGGACGAATGAATAGTGAAGGTACAGTTATCTCATTATTGAATCAACAAGAATTCAATGATTTAGCAAATATCTTAAAAGAAGAAAATATCACTGTAACTGAGAAGGTTTTAAAAAACAGAGTATTAATTGATCCATCTGAAGCTAACGAGTCAACATCACAGGGAAATCATAAACCAAAACAAATTAAAAATAAGAGAAAACGCAAATAA
- a CDS encoding glycosyltransferase family 1 protein, with amino-acid sequence MRIAIITETFVPATDGICTRLANFVVQLKDSGHEVIVISPELGINNYKGVPVYGLETVTFPLYGSRPWGLPSRKVKTIFKQFKPDVVHAVNPISLGSSAVHYANKLNIPLITSYHTHLPNYLDHYNMSLLKPVLWEYIRYWHTKSDFNITVSQSLMNELNDEMIPTQGVLPRGIDIDGRHPDFFDQELYDELTFNEPSHKLLVYVGRLAPEKDIEHLRAMFDHRNDLCLAIVGDGPDRERLEEVFAGTKTSFLGFKHGEDLSKAFATGDAFVFPSTSETFGLVISEAMASGIPVIAAKSDPTVEQITDMETGLIYESGNTESLMEAINYIDNPLLMQKLSLKGRSEAMKYTWDNATINLLDFYTQTIETHQYKFDGIRKQA; translated from the coding sequence ATGCGTATAGCAATCATAACAGAAACTTTTGTCCCAGCGACTGATGGAATATGTACTCGCTTGGCAAACTTTGTTGTTCAGTTAAAAGACAGTGGTCATGAAGTCATAGTTATTTCACCGGAACTTGGTATTAACAATTATAAGGGTGTACCAGTTTATGGACTTGAGACCGTGACTTTTCCATTGTATGGTTCTCGACCTTGGGGTCTGCCTTCTCGTAAAGTAAAAACAATATTCAAACAATTTAAGCCAGATGTTGTACATGCAGTAAACCCTATCTCATTAGGGTCATCAGCGGTCCATTATGCCAATAAATTGAATATTCCATTAATAACGTCATACCATACACATTTGCCGAACTATTTAGATCATTACAATATGAGTCTATTGAAGCCGGTATTGTGGGAATACATACGTTACTGGCATACAAAGTCAGACTTTAACATTACTGTCTCACAAAGCTTAATGAATGAATTAAATGATGAAATGATTCCTACACAAGGAGTATTACCTCGCGGTATTGATATCGACGGACGTCATCCAGATTTTTTTGATCAAGAATTGTATGACGAACTCACTTTCAATGAACCGAGTCATAAATTACTTGTATATGTTGGACGTTTGGCACCTGAGAAGGATATTGAACATTTACGTGCAATGTTTGATCATCGTAATGACCTTTGTTTAGCGATTGTTGGAGATGGGCCAGACAGGGAACGCTTAGAAGAAGTATTTGCTGGCACAAAAACCTCCTTTTTAGGTTTTAAGCATGGTGAAGATTTATCTAAAGCATTTGCAACTGGAGACGCTTTCGTCTTTCCCTCTACCTCAGAAACGTTTGGTTTAGTTATTTCTGAAGCGATGGCTTCCGGTATTCCAGTCATTGCTGCTAAAAGTGATCCGACTGTTGAACAAATCACTGATATGGAAACGGGATTAATCTATGAGTCAGGGAATACAGAAAGTTTGATGGAGGCCATTAACTATATCGATAATCCATTGCTTATGCAAAAACTGTCACTTAAAGGCCGTTCAGAAGCAATGAAATATACTTGGGATAATGCCACAATAAATTTATTAGATTTTTATACACAGACGATAGAAACGCATCAATATAAATTTGACGGGATACGTAAACAAGCGTAA
- the map gene encoding type I methionyl aminopeptidase, which translates to MITLKSQREIEQMKESGEILAGIHEELREFIKPGITTNQIDKFVQQRIEGAGAVAAQIGYEGYKYATCISVNDEICHGFPSGYVLKSGDIANVDFCVDLNGAISDSCWTYAVGELTPEHQRLVDVTYKALMLGVEQAVVGNRVGDIGHAIQTYAEGEGFGVVRDFIGHGIGPTIHEEPAIPHYGLAGKGLRLKEGMTITIEPMITTGTWKMKMDNNGWTARTRDGGYCAQYEHSIAITKDGPVLMTKQQGE; encoded by the coding sequence ATGATTACATTAAAATCGCAACGAGAAATAGAACAAATGAAAGAATCTGGAGAGATTCTAGCAGGAATTCATGAGGAATTACGTGAATTCATTAAACCTGGTATTACAACGAATCAAATTGACAAATTTGTACAACAACGTATTGAAGGAGCTGGTGCAGTTGCAGCTCAAATTGGTTACGAAGGCTATAAATATGCTACTTGTATTAGTGTTAATGACGAAATTTGTCATGGCTTCCCGAGTGGTTACGTTCTTAAATCTGGAGATATAGCGAATGTTGATTTTTGTGTGGACTTAAACGGTGCTATCTCAGATAGCTGTTGGACGTATGCAGTTGGAGAATTAACTCCAGAGCACCAACGATTAGTGGATGTTACTTACAAAGCATTAATGCTAGGTGTGGAACAAGCAGTAGTAGGTAACCGTGTCGGAGATATTGGACATGCGATTCAAACTTATGCAGAAGGTGAAGGTTTTGGTGTAGTACGAGACTTTATCGGACATGGTATCGGACCAACAATCCATGAAGAGCCTGCCATTCCACACTATGGTTTAGCTGGTAAAGGGTTACGTTTAAAAGAAGGTATGACAATTACTATTGAACCAATGATTACAACTGGAACTTGGAAAATGAAAATGGACAATAATGGGTGGACAGCTCGTACACGTGACGGTGGTTACTGTGCGCAGTATGAACATTCAATTGCCATTACTAAAGATGGTCCAGTGCTTATGACTAAACAACAAGGTGAATAA
- the gorA gene encoding glutathione-disulfide reductase: MAEFDYIVIGGGSGGISSANRAAEHGAKVAVIEAEDLGGTCVNRGCVPKKVSWYASRVSDSIHKYGPGYGFHAKETSFNFDEFLKARDGYVSRSKAGYTNSFEKNGITLYEGHAKFIDGQTIEVNGEQLKAKNILIATGGRPAKVDVPGGDLVENSDDFFNWTTLPESVAVVGAGYIAVELSQVMSNFGIDTTLVTRHEKPLRAFDDMLSDLLLGTIKEDGPTYMANTNFTEYRKNGNKIECLVDGEVKLVVDRVVAAIGRVANTENLGLENTAITVDEKGQVNVNDGHETEEAGVYAIGDVIDRIDLTPVAIRAGRTLSEFLFNNGPTSAIDYTNVPTVIFSHPAIGTIGYSEKDAIKKYGEENIKVYTNTFYSMYASAAWHREQNKFKLVCYGPDEVVIGLHGIGEGVDEMIQGFGVAMKMKATKAQFDSVVAIHPTGSEEFVTMR; encoded by the coding sequence ATGGCAGAATTTGATTATATTGTTATTGGTGGAGGAAGTGGAGGTATTTCCTCTGCAAACCGTGCAGCAGAGCATGGAGCTAAAGTAGCCGTGATAGAAGCTGAAGATTTGGGCGGGACTTGTGTGAACCGAGGTTGTGTACCGAAAAAAGTAAGCTGGTATGCATCTAGAGTTTCAGATAGTATTCATAAATATGGTCCTGGGTATGGATTTCATGCTAAAGAAACTAGTTTTAATTTTGACGAATTTCTTAAAGCTCGTGATGGTTATGTTAGTCGCTCAAAAGCAGGCTATACAAATAGTTTTGAGAAGAATGGTATTACTTTGTATGAAGGCCATGCTAAATTTATTGATGGTCAAACAATCGAAGTAAATGGCGAGCAACTTAAAGCGAAAAATATACTTATTGCTACTGGAGGTCGTCCAGCAAAGGTGGATGTTCCAGGAGGAGACTTAGTTGAAAACTCTGATGACTTCTTTAATTGGACGACTTTACCGGAATCAGTAGCCGTAGTTGGTGCTGGGTATATTGCCGTTGAATTATCGCAAGTAATGAGCAATTTTGGCATTGATACAACATTAGTCACTAGGCACGAAAAACCGTTACGTGCTTTTGATGATATGTTGAGTGATTTATTATTAGGTACGATCAAAGAAGATGGACCTACTTATATGGCGAATACGAACTTTACTGAGTATCGAAAAAATGGCAACAAAATTGAGTGTCTAGTTGACGGTGAAGTGAAGTTAGTAGTAGACCGAGTAGTGGCTGCAATAGGTCGTGTTGCAAATACTGAGAACCTTGGTTTAGAAAACACAGCTATTACTGTTGATGAAAAAGGTCAAGTAAATGTAAATGATGGGCATGAGACGGAAGAAGCTGGAGTGTATGCGATCGGTGATGTAATCGATCGAATTGATTTAACTCCTGTAGCAATTAGAGCAGGTCGTACATTGTCGGAATTTTTATTCAATAATGGCCCAACATCTGCGATTGATTACACAAATGTTCCAACAGTTATCTTTAGTCATCCAGCGATTGGAACAATTGGTTATTCTGAAAAAGATGCTATAAAAAAATATGGCGAAGAGAATATTAAAGTGTATACAAATACTTTTTATTCGATGTATGCTTCAGCTGCGTGGCATCGTGAGCAAAATAAATTCAAGCTTGTGTGTTACGGGCCAGATGAAGTTGTTATCGGCTTACATGGAATCGGAGAGGGCGTTGACGAGATGATTCAAGGCTTTGGTGTAGCAATGAAAATGAAAGCTACTAAAGCCCAATTTGATTCGGTTGTCGCTATTCACCCAACTGGTTCAGAAGAATTTGTAACGATGAGATAA
- the galU gene encoding UTP--glucose-1-phosphate uridylyltransferase GalU: MSKVKKAVIPAAGLGTRFLPATKAMAKEMLPIVDKPTIQFIVEEAVASGIEDILIVTGKSKRPIEDHFDSNIELEDHLREQGLENLLDIVNDTTNVNLFFVRQSYPKGLGHAVLQAKAFIGDEPFVVMLGDDVMQSEVPLTKQLINVYDETHASNIAVMEVPYEDTNKYGVIAPEREYSEGLYNVERFVEKPNPEDAPSNLAIIGRYLLTPEIFDILEKQAPGAGNEIQLTDAIDTLNKSQRVFAKRFDGKRYDVGSKFGFLEMSVEIGLEHPEIKDELRQHIIDLGKALKA; this comes from the coding sequence ATGAGTAAAGTAAAAAAAGCAGTCATACCAGCTGCTGGCCTTGGTACTCGATTCTTGCCTGCAACTAAAGCGATGGCAAAAGAAATGTTACCTATCGTAGATAAACCTACCATTCAATTTATTGTTGAAGAAGCAGTTGCTTCAGGTATTGAAGATATTCTAATTGTTACTGGTAAAAGTAAACGACCTATTGAAGATCATTTCGATTCAAATATTGAATTAGAAGACCATCTTCGTGAACAAGGCTTGGAAAATTTGTTAGACATTGTAAATGATACAACGAATGTAAACTTATTCTTTGTGCGTCAATCCTATCCAAAAGGTCTTGGTCACGCGGTGCTTCAAGCAAAAGCCTTTATTGGTGATGAGCCTTTCGTAGTAATGCTTGGAGATGATGTGATGCAAAGTGAGGTTCCACTTACTAAACAATTAATTAATGTCTATGACGAGACACATGCATCGAACATTGCAGTGATGGAAGTTCCTTATGAAGATACTAATAAATACGGCGTGATTGCTCCAGAACGTGAATATTCTGAAGGTTTATACAATGTTGAACGCTTTGTTGAAAAACCAAACCCAGAAGATGCTCCAAGTAATCTTGCGATCATCGGACGTTACTTACTAACTCCAGAAATATTCGATATTTTAGAGAAGCAAGCACCGGGTGCTGGTAACGAAATTCAATTGACTGATGCGATTGATACTTTGAATAAATCACAACGCGTATTCGCTAAACGCTTCGATGGTAAACGATATGATGTCGGAAGTAAGTTCGGATTTTTAGAGATGAGTGTAGAAATTGGCTTAGAACATCCAGAAATTAAAGACGAATTACGTCAACATATCATTGATTTAGGTAAAGCACTTAAAGCATAA
- a CDS encoding flavodoxin: MAEALIIYTSLTGNTEACVDIVAAQLEEHGVEVTIEDVMLAEPDDFLNYDIVLVGSYTYGVDGVLPDEMEEFHEELGDLDLSGKVFGVFGSGDDFYPVFCSAVDDFEEQFEKAGAVKGGIGVKVNLYPEEEDEVLLRKLADDIVAKSEN, translated from the coding sequence ATGGCCGAAGCGTTGATAATTTATACAAGTTTAACTGGCAATACAGAAGCATGTGTTGATATTGTTGCTGCTCAGCTCGAGGAACATGGGGTCGAGGTTACAATTGAAGATGTTATGCTAGCAGAGCCAGATGATTTCTTAAACTATGATATTGTTCTAGTCGGAAGTTATACTTATGGTGTTGACGGTGTTCTACCCGATGAGATGGAAGAATTCCACGAAGAATTAGGTGATTTAGACCTCTCAGGAAAAGTCTTTGGTGTTTTTGGATCAGGTGACGACTTCTATCCTGTCTTTTGTAGTGCAGTTGATGACTTTGAAGAACAATTCGAAAAAGCTGGAGCGGTTAAAGGCGGTATAGGTGTAAAAGTTAATCTTTATCCTGAAGAAGAAGATGAAGTCCTTTTACGCAAACTTGCCGATGACATTGTCGCCAAATCTGAAAATTAA